The Nitrospira sp. sequence TAAGTGGCGGCTTCCCACGTCGGCATCGCGCCGGAGGTGACCAAGGCTTCACAGAGGTACGCGATCCAATTTCGGCTTCGGGTACGCTTTCGAACCGCGGTCATCTTTTTTGCCATGCTCGGCAATGCCTTTCCCTCATTGGCCCCGATTGAGAGCGGGTGAGGTGCTTCAGGTAGGTTGAAACGAGTATATCGACGGTACCAAAGTGGGTCAACGAATTGCGGAGAAGTGAGCAAGCTGCGGGCCCTGAGCGCTCTCTACGACTGGCGGAATGTGGTGAGGTCCGTGCGGTCTGCGTATTGATCGCGGATATGCGCCAATTCATCGACCGATGCGACGAAGAGATCCAGCAGCTCGGGGTCGAAATGCTTGCCACGGTTTTTCAGCATCAGTTCAATCGCGTGACTGATCTCGAAGGCCGGTTTATAAACCCGCTGTGTCGTGAGCGCATCAAAGGCATCAGCGATCGCGACGATTCGTCCCTCGATAGGAATGGCCTCACCCTTCAGTCCGCGGGGATAGCCAGTACCGTCATAGCGCTCGTGATGGGTGTAGGCGATCAAGGCCGCGACTTTCAGGAGCTCTGCATCAGAACCGCTGAGAATTCGGTAGCCGATCTCCGCATGTTGCGCGATGACTCCGAATTCTTCCTCCGTGAACCGTCCAGGTTTCAGCAACACATGATCCGGAGTGCCGATCTTGCCGATATCGTGCATGGGGCTGGCGGTACGAATCAGGTCGCACCGTTCGGGAGACAGCCCCGCCTTGCGGGCGAGCAACTCGGAGTAGTGGGCCATGCGCTGAATATGTTGTGCGGTCGAGCTGTCACGGAACTCTGCGGCGATGGCCAGCCGTTGAATGGTCTCTTCGCGCGAGAGGCGGAGCTCTTTTTCGCTACGTTCAAGCCAGTCCAATGCCTGCTGTAACGCCAGCGTTCTCGTCCGGACCATATCCTCCAGGTTCTCGCGATGGAGACGGTTTTCCATCTCAAGCCGGCGGCGGCGGAGCGCGTTGGCGACGTCGATCAGTACTTCGTTCGACTCGAACGGCTTGATGATATATCCAAAGGCGCCGACATCTAGTGCAGCATTGGCCAGGACAGAGCTGTCGAGGCCTGTGACCATGATGGCCGCAGTATGATGATGTTCCCCGAGGGTGTGGCGTACGAGGTCCATGCCGGATTCTCCGGGCATATTGACGTCGCAGAGCATCAAGGCAAAGGGTTCCGATCCCAGTTTTTGTCGGGCCTCACGCGCGTCTGCAGCGCAATCAACGGAATAACCGTGAGATTCAAGCATGTAGGCGAGGAGACGTCTGATCGGCTCTTCATCGTCGACAACCAGAATGTTGCGGTTATCGAGAAGCGCCTGATGCGTGGAATCCAGAAGTGTCGCCATGAGTCGGATCTTGTTCGTTTCGTCGGGACCGAGGATTGTGTTGTGTACTCTCTATCGGCTCATTGGCGTCAGACCTGAATATGCGAGACCGGCGTACCCTTGGTGCACTTTTTATGCCAATGGATTTTGCCTCGATGGGGTCATTTCGTTATTGTCTCATGGTGATTGACTCGAGCGCTGAAGGATAGAATCGCTGCATCAGGAGAGGTTTTGGGATAGACCCCGTCGGATGATCCGATCCAGTCTCGATTCCGATGTCGGAGTATGCGTCAAAAGTTTGTACAGAATTCGTCAAACTCGGCCGGCAGCTTTTGTACATATGAGAAGAGAGCGGCACATCGACTCATCCGCGCTGCTCAACCGAGTGGTTGGTTTGCGCTTTCCCGGAGCCTTCACTATAATTCCGCTTTCACCGGTGAGGAAGGAACTTAGAAATGAGCGGAATTTCAGGGTTAGGACGTTTCGATGGGCGTCGGAAGGATCAAGTCCGCCCCGTTAAGGTGACGCGGAATTTTATCAAGCATGCGGAAGGGGCTGTGCTCATCGAGATGGGAGATACGAAGGTGATCTGTACGGCATCGGTGGAGGAAAAGGTTCCGCCGTTTCTCAAAGGCAAGGGCACCGGATGGGTCACCGCGGAATACGCCATGTTGCCTCGTGCGACGCACGAGCGGTCGCCTCGAGAGGCGGTCAAGGGCAAACAAGGCGGGAGAACGCTGGAAATTCAGCGCCTGGTCGGGCGAGCTTTGCGATCCGTTACCGACTTGTCTCAATTGGGAGAGCGGTCTATCTGGATCGATTGCGACGTAATTCAAGCGGATGGGGGTACCAGGACAGCCTCCATTACAGGTGCCTTCATTGCACTGGCCGATGCCTGTACCGTGCTGAAAAAGAGAGATCTCTTGAAAAAGATGCCATTAACCGACTACTTGGCGGCCATCAGCGTCGGAAAGGTCGGCGGAGAAGTCATGGTGGACCTGGCGTACACCGAGGATTCGATGGCGGAAGTGGATATGAACTTAGTCATGACCGGTCGCGGCCGCTATGTCGAAGTGCAAGGCACGGCGGAACGCACGCCGTTTGCCAAGCAGGATATGGATGACTTTTTGGCGCTCGGGTGGCAAGCCATCCAACGGCTTACCGCCATTCAGAAAGAGCTGATCGGTGAGCTCGATTGAAGGAATGTTAAACGAAATCGTCCTTGCGACTCGAAATCCGGACAAAGTCAAAGAACTTACTGCGCTTCTGGGAGACCTTGGAATCCGCATTCGAACCCTCGCCGATTTTCCTACTGCGCCGGAAGTAGAAGAAGACGGGCTAACCTGCGAAGCTAATGCTATAAAAAAAGCATCGGAGATTGCCCATGCGACGCGGACTCCGGCGGTCGCAGACGATACAGGGCTGGAGGTTGATGCACTGGGGGGGAGACCGGGTGCATTTGCGGCCCGCTATGCCGGCGAAGGGGCGACCTACCAAGACAACTGCAGGAAACTCCTCAAGGAGTTGGATGGCGTGCCCATGGCTGAGCGGACGGCTCGTTTCTTAACAGTGGCTGCATTGGCGATGCCGGGAGGACACTGTCGCGTGACCAAGGGCACCCTCGACGGCGTCATCGCTGAAGAATGCACGGGTTCACAAGGGTTCGGGTATGACCCTGTATTCTTCGTTCCAGGGCTTGGCCGTACGTTGGCTGAGTTGACTGCTGCGGAAAAGAACCGTGTGAGTCACCGTGCCAAGGCATTCGAAGCTCTGCGGGCTGTCGTGCAACATGAGATTGATGTCTGCGCTGAACGCAGCCCCACGGTCCATCAGCATTCCCAGTAAAAGGTACGAACGAGAGACTGTGTCACTTTCCACGATTGACCCTCACAGTGGGAATGAGTCCAGTAAGGTCACGACGATCGTTTGGGCCACCACGAGCTTCGGCCTTCTGTGGGCGTATATTCTTTGCGTGGGATTTCTTGAGGAAACGATAGCTGGGTTTCATGTTTCTACTGCACATGTCCTGATCGCCGTCCTGGTGGGAGTTGTCTTTTTAGGCATCGTGTTCACCTGGGCCGCGACACGAAGGCTGTTCGGCAACACGGCGATCCGAGACGCAGCCCTCGGAGCTTCGACCGTTGTGATAGGCCTTCTGGTACTTGATATCGGATACAGCGTTTTCCTGAACTCGTCTCAGCCTCGCTCGTCAGCTGGTGATCGGTCTTCAGATCCGAACACATGGGTCGGAGAGTTATATCCGGAATTGTACTACCCGACAGAGAAGAATTTTCGTCTGCATAAACCTGGGCGCACCGTCACCGGCTCCCATTATGGAGATATGTATCGGCCGGCATTGTTGGCTTCCCCGTTATTATCCGCTTCGGTGTTTTCCAAGAAGCACGTGACGGTATCGATTAACGATGACGGATTCCGCGAGACGTCCAAGCTCGAGGGGCATAAGATTCTGGCGATTGGTGACTCATTCACATTTGGCTGGGGGGTTGACCAAAGCCGAACGTGGGTGGAGCTACTGGAACACTCGATAGGCAAATCGATCTACAACATGGGAATGCATGATTCTTCCCCCAAACAGGAATTCTTGCTGCTCGAGCATGTGATCGACTCCCGGAAACTCGATCTCAAGGGGGGGCTACTGCTGTGGATGATTTTTGAAGGTAACGATTTGGAAGACTCCTATGACGACCTCCATCCGGCACAGAGTTCCGTCCCGACATCTGGGAGGCTCTTCAAAGACACGATCATTGAAACCCTCTGGGGGCTCCCCTCTGTCGTTCGGCAGGAGTCGGTTTTTGCGAGGTTCAAGGATGGCCGCATTGAGTTTTCAGGCCTTGGCGGAGACGATCGAACCAAAAGTCATTATGTGGTAGATGGGATTGCGTCGCCATTTCCGCTCTACACGTCTTCGCGGTTCGGAGCGACGCTCTTTATCCCCAATCAGCTCAAACGGGCTCAGAGCCCTGAGCAGTATGTTGAATCGCACCCTAATCGACGGCCGCTTCAGAAGACCTTTGAACAGATGCAGTCCTTGGCGCGTCGAGAAGGCTTTCGGGTTGTGGTGATTATCGCTCCAACTGATGTGCGATTATACAGAGCAGAGTTCGAAGATTTTCCGAGCTTGTCAGAAAAATCTTATTTCAATATACTGGTCTCACGGCTGGCTGATCAGTCTGGTTTCGAGGTCGTCAACCTGGAAGAGTCGCTGCGCCCTTATGCCACCAAAGAATTTCTATACTTTCACGATGATGACCATTGGAATGAACGAGGCCATGCGGCGGTTGCCAGTATTCTAAGCGGGTTTCTTCAATCGACCTCGGGGCGTAGCGCAGCCCGGTAGCGCGCCTGCTTTGGGAGCAGGATGTCGGAGGTTCAAATCCTCCCGCCCCGACCAAACCCCACTTCATGCGTACCGTCGGCTATTCATCGCTTTATCGTAATGAGTGCCGGCGGATAAAACCCATCAGTGATCTCAAGGTTTTTAACTTGATCGTGCCGACGCCGAATAGCTGGTAACATGCTCATGACGTCGTCCAGAGCTATTCGACGCGAGCCGGTGAGATAGTAGAAATCATCCGGCTCGCTCCCAGTTTCTATCCTCACTATGAACCCCCTTTTGATCCAAACTATTCGCCTCACGCCGATTACTAGCGGCCCGGGTCAATCATTACATACATTACTCCCACTACGGCACTGACCAACAGAACTTCTATCATCAACGCCATCATAGCCGCACACCTCCTTTCATGTAGAATTCGTTGCAATGCTCGCCTCGCACCTCCGTGTCCTGCATGAGCATTGTCAACGCTGTGATTGCAATGTTTATAGCGACTCAGACTCGTTCATATTCATGCCTTCATCAAAGATAATTCCCTGGGGCTTAAGCGTCTTGGTTAGACTCAGTGATAAAAACCAGCCTCCAGAGTGCAAATATGCATTGTGGATTCTCCAACCTTTGTTAATGCACGGTGCTAAAGCATTTCTTAGGCCACGCGTGATCACGCACAAATTATTGTATTTATGTCACTTTCCACTTTGATGCGAAGTTCAGACATCTCGCCTTCGAATCGGAACGGATTCCAACTGGATCGGATGTGATCCGAAAGGGAGAGGAATTGCGGTTATGGTAATGGTGCTGCACGCTGGCGGTTGGGGGAACTCACCGAGGACTCACCAGAAGACCCGGTGCGACCGTATCTTGAACGATCGTCACCGGGCCTTTGGCTGTGCGGGGATATGAGGGTACTGATTATGGCACTGGATTTTGTTGCGCGGCGGTCAGCTGATTCTTAAATTCGTCCGGCAACTTCTGCACCCAACCATTATAGACATTAGGCACAGGCAACACGCCCTGTCCGCCCATGCCCTTGTTGCCAGTGATCGGGTCGTCGGTCGGGGCTGCGTCGTTAGCCAGCACCACCCACCCGGCAATCACCGGCGAGTCTGGCCCCGTTTGGGTCACAATGCCGTCATTATCCGCATCGTAGTCTAAGACGATCAAACGATTGGAGAACTTGCTGGTGACATAGGCATAGTATCCACCGCCTTTCTTGGCGCCAAAGTTCACGCCGTGGCAGCCGGGATCGCACGCGATGCTTGCAACCAGGGTGTCGTTCTGGACATCGATGATCGTGATCGTCCCGGTCAAGGTGTTCCCCGTGATCACGAATTTCCCGTCCGGACTCACCGGCGTTTGGATCGGCAACCCACCGATGGCTCCATTCCCACCAACGGTGCCCGTAATCGGGTCGTAGTTTTGGAGCAAACTGATGTCCTTGATCTTGTTCCCTGTCGCCATATCGATCACGGAGATACTGTGGCCGAGGTAGTTGGACACATAGTACTTCGTCGAGGTCGGGTTGATTCCGGCGGCGATCGGCAGAGTGCCGGTAGCAGGTTTAGATTTGATCTTGTCAGTAATGAAATCCCAGAACGTGGAATCATTTGTATTGGAGTTGGGGGTCACCATCGTCTGGCCGTCATGGCCCATCCAATGGGCGTGCGGCTGTGCTTGCTTCTCCCCAGGTCGTTGCACCAGAATCCGGCGGTTGATAGTCAAGCTCCCATTTGCAGCCTTGTTCAGCTCAACCACGGCATCTTCCCCGTTAAGTCCCACGTGCACCTGCTCGTTATTGACCCTGGTCATCACGTGAGCGGGATCATGGCCGAGCACGAGTTCCTGTAATAACACTCCGTCTGCGCGTCTCAGGACGTATAAGCTGGTGCCGTGCCACTCAGTATTATAAATTTGCGTCTGATCGTGACTGGCCCACAGATTGTGCGCGTTATTCATTTTTTGAGCAGGCAGCGCGATCTTACGCTTGACGGTCCATTTGTCCGCTCCTTCCACGTCGACCACGGTCACGGTGCTGGGATAGGCGTCCCCCTTACCAGCGCTATGCTCGTACTGCGTATCGACCCACACTTCGCCCACTCCATCGATTGCG is a genomic window containing:
- a CDS encoding YncE family protein → MNRSGTFVAALCLAAGVAGCSGEDAASPVASSTNSQGKGPAAAVTFDVTDEPGYWFDTGTPVAGTRSLAIVKPGDRVRFLQTKSQFGPNGQSRVEAFHTVTSLIWPVDATPAERLDQDKANKDDHDVVLRSPGLHVFVCKLHPYMLAGVIVDDAKTEGLDIGEKLHLLGVTHTDDARKPATAANAFPSNSNLGLRLLRAFFLVTSPTNWKDYTKEGEKYQPTYPAVPVRVTDKDGASAVVPDLNLALQGAFDGDTIPALKTPAIDGVGEVWVDTQYEHSAGKGDAYPSTVTVVDVEGADKWTVKRKIALPAQKMNNAHNLWASHDQTQIYNTEWHGTSLYVLRRADGVLLQELVLGHDPAHVMTRVNNEQVHVGLNGEDAVVELNKAANGSLTINRRILVQRPGEKQAQPHAHWMGHDGQTMVTPNSNTNDSTFWDFITDKIKSKPATGTLPIAAGINPTSTKYYVSNYLGHSISVIDMATGNKIKDISLLQNYDPITGTVGGNGAIGGLPIQTPVSPDGKFVITGNTLTGTITIIDVQNDTLVASIACDPGCHGVNFGAKKGGGYYAYVTSKFSNRLIVLDYDADNDGIVTQTGPDSPVIAGWVVLANDAAPTDDPITGNKGMGGQGVLPVPNVYNGWVQKLPDEFKNQLTAAQQNPVP
- the rph gene encoding ribonuclease PH; this translates as MSGISGLGRFDGRRKDQVRPVKVTRNFIKHAEGAVLIEMGDTKVICTASVEEKVPPFLKGKGTGWVTAEYAMLPRATHERSPREAVKGKQGGRTLEIQRLVGRALRSVTDLSQLGERSIWIDCDVIQADGGTRTASITGAFIALADACTVLKKRDLLKKMPLTDYLAAISVGKVGGEVMVDLAYTEDSMAEVDMNLVMTGRGRYVEVQGTAERTPFAKQDMDDFLALGWQAIQRLTAIQKELIGELD
- a CDS encoding XTP/dITP diphosphatase, with translation MLNEIVLATRNPDKVKELTALLGDLGIRIRTLADFPTAPEVEEDGLTCEANAIKKASEIAHATRTPAVADDTGLEVDALGGRPGAFAARYAGEGATYQDNCRKLLKELDGVPMAERTARFLTVAALAMPGGHCRVTKGTLDGVIAEECTGSQGFGYDPVFFVPGLGRTLAELTAAEKNRVSHRAKAFEALRAVVQHEIDVCAERSPTVHQHSQ
- a CDS encoding response regulator, which encodes MATLLDSTHQALLDNRNILVVDDEEPIRRLLAYMLESHGYSVDCAADAREARQKLGSEPFALMLCDVNMPGESGMDLVRHTLGEHHHTAAIMVTGLDSSVLANAALDVGAFGYIIKPFESNEVLIDVANALRRRRLEMENRLHRENLEDMVRTRTLALQQALDWLERSEKELRLSREETIQRLAIAAEFRDSSTAQHIQRMAHYSELLARKAGLSPERCDLIRTASPMHDIGKIGTPDHVLLKPGRFTEEEFGVIAQHAEIGYRILSGSDAELLKVAALIAYTHHERYDGTGYPRGLKGEAIPIEGRIVAIADAFDALTTQRVYKPAFEISHAIELMLKNRGKHFDPELLDLFVASVDELAHIRDQYADRTDLTTFRQS